The following coding sequences lie in one Pseudomonas sp. SL4(2022) genomic window:
- a CDS encoding ATP-binding protein, whose product MSQPSTITREHVITLGPYRIYPHRRLILEAEQPLRLGSRALEILLILLENAGTVVGKDQLMARVWPDSVVDEINLRVHVAALRKVLGDGQAGQRYIINVPQRGYSLVAPLSWQVSANDLADLSSSRPPSNLPSHLSQIIGRTEVVPAVVTLVRKKRLVTLVGPGGIGKTTVALHAAELLREHYPQGVYLLDLAALSEPAAVAAKLAATLKLPRTGDEPLDDLANFLAAQTVLLVLDNCEHLIDVIARLAETLLRASPHLHILATSREALRIEGEYVRRVEPLECPTPGAAENKAQTLRSTALQLLVARARANQGDFELTENELPLASELCRRLDGIPLAIELAAAQIGNLGVCGVLALLTADFRLLPPGRRTSLPRQKTLCSTLDWSHDRLAPQDQTCLRRLSVFRGHFTLESAIAVIATNDIAADQVPLSIDQLVAKSLVQVQIIEDRAYYRLLEITRSYAQEKLCDLGERAIIQQRHAENCFTLLTQAQRERGKIPRQLWLDRYAHELEDIRSALNWSFSAAAACVLAVRLTIASTTFWQELSLLKEHERYMDKALAVLHV is encoded by the coding sequence ATGAGTCAACCATCGACCATTACACGCGAACACGTGATCACGCTGGGGCCCTACCGAATCTACCCACACCGGCGCCTGATACTTGAAGCAGAGCAGCCATTGCGCCTGGGCAGCCGTGCGCTGGAGATCCTGTTAATACTGCTGGAGAACGCCGGCACAGTAGTCGGCAAGGATCAACTGATGGCCCGGGTCTGGCCTGACAGCGTGGTTGACGAAATCAACCTGCGCGTGCACGTGGCCGCCTTGCGCAAGGTCCTGGGAGATGGCCAGGCAGGCCAGCGCTACATCATCAACGTGCCGCAGCGCGGCTACAGCCTGGTTGCCCCACTCTCGTGGCAGGTATCTGCTAACGACCTCGCCGACCTGTCGTCGAGCAGGCCACCCAGCAATCTACCGTCTCATCTGAGTCAAATAATCGGCCGCACCGAGGTGGTGCCGGCAGTGGTCACGCTGGTTCGCAAAAAGCGCCTGGTGACGCTCGTGGGGCCGGGCGGAATCGGCAAGACCACAGTCGCCCTGCATGCAGCCGAACTGCTACGGGAGCACTACCCACAGGGCGTTTATCTGCTCGACTTGGCAGCGCTCAGCGAACCTGCGGCGGTGGCGGCGAAATTGGCCGCTACCCTCAAGCTACCCCGCACCGGCGATGAGCCGCTCGACGACCTGGCAAACTTCCTGGCCGCCCAAACAGTACTGCTGGTGCTGGATAACTGCGAACACCTGATCGATGTCATTGCCCGCCTAGCCGAAACCTTGCTGAGAGCCTCACCGCACCTGCACATCCTGGCGACCAGTCGAGAAGCCTTGCGTATCGAGGGCGAATATGTCCGGCGAGTAGAGCCCCTGGAATGCCCCACGCCAGGCGCAGCCGAGAATAAGGCGCAGACGTTGCGCAGCACCGCCCTGCAGTTACTCGTAGCACGGGCCAGGGCCAACCAGGGCGACTTCGAGCTCACCGAAAATGAACTGCCGCTTGCCAGCGAGCTGTGTCGCCGCCTGGACGGCATTCCCCTGGCGATCGAACTGGCCGCGGCACAGATTGGCAACCTCGGCGTGTGCGGCGTGCTGGCGCTACTCACCGCCGATTTCCGCTTACTCCCACCGGGGCGCAGAACCTCACTGCCACGGCAGAAAACCCTGTGCTCAACCCTGGACTGGAGTCACGATCGGCTAGCACCACAGGATCAAACCTGCCTCCGCCGCCTCAGCGTGTTTCGCGGGCACTTTACCCTCGAGTCGGCCATTGCCGTGATCGCGACCAACGACATCGCAGCGGACCAGGTACCCTTGTCTATAGATCAGTTGGTGGCCAAGTCGCTGGTGCAAGTGCAGATCATCGAGGACCGGGCCTATTACCGCCTGCTGGAGATCACCCGCTCTTATGCCCAGGAAAAATTATGCGACCTGGGTGAGCGCGCGATCATTCAGCAACGCCACGCGGAAAACTGTTTTACCTTACTGACCCAGGCCCAGCGCGAGCGAGGAAAAATACCGCGCCAGCTCTGGCTGGATCGTTATGCACATGAGTTGGAAGACATACGCAGCGCTCTCAACTGGAGCTTTTCGGCAGCTGCGGCGTGTGTCCTGGCGGTACGCCTGACCATTGCATCGACGACGTTCTGGCAAGAGCTCTCCCTGCTGAAAGAGCATGAACGCTATATGGACAAGGCCCTGGCAGTCCTGCACGTCTAG
- a CDS encoding antibiotic biosynthesis monooxygenase, producing the protein MDELEVVTLIVRHRVKVGQEAAYEKWLRRTTQIASTYPGHLGVNVMRDAGQFVCVLRFAGTGELQCWLDSSARRSLIDEVRPLLADGDQTQVEAGREFWFTPSPVAGPARWKQVCITFLVILPLSLLVPPLWQPLFARLPWLGGYFTSNALITLSIVLLVVYLFMPRVTAFFATWLNPR; encoded by the coding sequence ATGGATGAGCTCGAAGTCGTGACGCTGATTGTGCGCCACCGGGTCAAGGTGGGACAGGAAGCCGCCTACGAAAAATGGCTGCGCCGGACCACTCAGATTGCCAGCACTTACCCTGGGCACCTGGGCGTTAATGTCATGCGCGATGCCGGGCAGTTCGTCTGTGTGCTGCGCTTCGCTGGGACTGGCGAGTTGCAATGCTGGCTGGACTCCAGTGCGCGGAGGTCACTGATCGACGAGGTAAGGCCTTTACTCGCCGACGGTGATCAAACGCAGGTCGAGGCCGGGCGTGAATTCTGGTTCACCCCAAGCCCCGTGGCGGGGCCGGCGCGCTGGAAGCAGGTCTGCATCACCTTTCTGGTGATCTTGCCGCTGAGCTTGTTGGTGCCTCCGCTCTGGCAGCCATTATTTGCCCGCCTCCCTTGGTTGGGCGGCTATTTCACCAGCAACGCGCTGATCACCTTGAGCATTGTTCTACTGGTCGTTTATCTGTTTATGCCCAGGGTAACAGCGTTTTTTGCCACCTGGCTGAACCCGCGTTAA
- a CDS encoding amidohydrolase, with amino-acid sequence MSADLILFNGCLHTVDRDRPNATAVAIKDGRFIVVGSDAEAMALRGSETRVVDLQRRTVVPGLNDSHLHLIRGGLNYNLELRWEGVPSLADALRMLKQQAERTPAPQWVRVVGGWNEFQFAEKRLPTLDELNQAAPDTPVFVLHLYDRALLNRAALRVVGYDRNTPNPPGGEIQRDAKGEPTGMLVAKPNAMILYSTLAKGPKLPLEYQVNSTRQFMRELNRLGVTSAIDAGGGFQNYPDDYAVIEELAKADQLTVRIAYNLFTQRPKEELADFKNWTGSVKLHQGDDFLRHNGAGEMLVFSAADFEDFVEPRPELAASMEGDLEPVVRHLVEHRWPFRLHATYDESISRMLDVFEKVNRDIPFDGLPWFFDHAETITPKNIERVRALGGGIAIQDRMAFQGEYFVDRYGKQAAEQTPPIQRMLAEGVPVGAGTDATRVSSYNPWTSLYWLVSGRTVGGLELYPQGLPRETALQLFTHGSAWFSSEQGKKGQIKVGQLADLTALSADFFSVEDEAIKWIESVLTIVNGKVVYGAEEFGTLSPPTLPVMPDWSPVVNVPGHWRPSAPLVAQVHQCVGACAVHAHSHERARLSRVPISDFQGFWGAFGCSCFAF; translated from the coding sequence ATGAGCGCCGATTTGATCCTCTTTAATGGATGTCTGCACACCGTCGACCGTGACCGCCCCAATGCCACTGCTGTGGCGATCAAGGATGGACGCTTTATCGTTGTGGGCAGCGACGCCGAAGCCATGGCCCTGCGCGGCAGTGAAACCCGTGTGGTTGATCTGCAGCGGCGCACTGTGGTGCCCGGGCTAAACGACTCCCACCTGCACCTGATCAGGGGTGGCCTCAACTACAACCTGGAGCTGCGTTGGGAAGGCGTGCCATCGCTGGCAGATGCACTGCGCATGCTCAAGCAGCAGGCCGAGCGCACACCCGCGCCACAATGGGTACGGGTAGTGGGCGGCTGGAATGAATTCCAGTTTGCCGAGAAGCGCCTGCCGACTCTCGATGAGCTTAACCAGGCCGCTCCGGACACGCCGGTGTTCGTGCTCCACCTATACGACCGCGCGCTGCTTAACCGGGCGGCGTTGCGGGTGGTCGGCTATGACCGTAATACACCCAACCCGCCGGGTGGCGAAATCCAGCGCGACGCCAAGGGTGAGCCCACGGGCATGCTGGTGGCCAAGCCAAACGCGATGATCCTCTATTCGACGCTGGCCAAGGGGCCAAAGCTGCCGCTGGAATACCAGGTCAACTCTACCCGGCAGTTCATGCGTGAGCTCAACCGTCTTGGCGTGACCAGCGCCATCGACGCTGGTGGCGGCTTCCAGAACTATCCGGATGACTATGCGGTGATCGAAGAGTTGGCCAAGGCCGATCAACTCACTGTGCGCATCGCCTACAACCTCTTTACCCAGCGGCCCAAAGAAGAGCTGGCTGACTTCAAGAACTGGACCGGCTCGGTCAAGCTGCACCAGGGTGACGACTTCCTCCGCCATAACGGTGCGGGCGAGATGCTGGTGTTCTCTGCCGCCGACTTCGAGGACTTCGTCGAGCCGCGTCCTGAGTTAGCTGCAAGCATGGAGGGCGATTTGGAGCCTGTGGTGCGCCACCTAGTCGAGCATCGCTGGCCATTTCGCCTGCACGCGACCTATGACGAATCCATCTCGCGCATGCTCGATGTGTTCGAGAAGGTCAATCGCGACATCCCCTTCGATGGCCTGCCGTGGTTCTTTGATCACGCCGAAACCATCACGCCGAAAAACATTGAGCGGGTTCGTGCGCTGGGCGGCGGCATCGCGATCCAGGATCGGATGGCATTCCAGGGTGAGTATTTCGTTGATCGCTACGGGAAACAGGCGGCCGAGCAGACCCCGCCTATCCAGCGCATGCTCGCCGAGGGGGTTCCTGTTGGTGCGGGTACCGACGCCACCCGCGTGTCCAGTTACAACCCCTGGACCTCGTTGTACTGGTTGGTTAGCGGACGCACCGTAGGCGGTCTTGAGCTGTACCCGCAGGGCCTGCCCCGTGAAACCGCATTGCAACTATTTACCCACGGCAGCGCCTGGTTCTCCTCCGAGCAAGGTAAGAAAGGGCAGATCAAGGTGGGACAGCTGGCTGATCTAACGGCGCTGTCGGCGGATTTCTTCAGCGTCGAAGACGAGGCAATCAAATGGATCGAGTCGGTTCTGACCATCGTCAATGGCAAGGTGGTGTATGGCGCCGAGGAATTCGGCACGCTCTCGCCGCCAACGCTGCCGGTGATGCCTGACTGGTCTCCAGTGGTCAACGTTCCGGGGCATTGGCGGCCGTCCGCACCATTGGTTGCCCAGGTGCATCAGTGCGTAGGGGCCTGTGCCGTGCATGCACACAGCCATGAGCGGGCACGCCTGTCTAGAGTGCCAATCAGCGACTTCCAGGGGTTCTGGGGCGCGTTTGGTTGTTCCTGCTTTGCCTTCTGA